A single window of Paenibacillus sp. FSL H8-0537 DNA harbors:
- a CDS encoding LacI family DNA-binding transcriptional regulator, with protein sequence MATIKDIAQLANVSIATVSRVLNYDPSLSVGDDTRKRVFEIAQELNYKTLRERNGAAAKEITRIGIVNWYSDQEEMLDPYYMAVRLGVERECFQRQMKVVKLFRQERSYYSEWVGELDGMIAIGRFEKEDLDMFPASMDKIVFVDSSPDDQRFDSVIIDLRKSVTEVLDYLVDLGHQRIGYIGGHNMVNNKRVRDEREMTLRDYLISKNIFHPQYIFTGENLFSEDGYVQMSRAIESGELPSAFFIENDSMAVGALRALHEAGIEVPGTVSLVGFNDIPISEFVQPPLTTVKVHMEYMGETAVELLAERLTTKRSIPKKVVIPTALTIRNSCSEV encoded by the coding sequence GTGGCTACAATTAAAGATATTGCGCAGCTGGCGAACGTCTCCATTGCGACGGTATCAAGGGTATTGAATTATGACCCCTCGCTATCGGTTGGAGACGATACACGCAAGCGGGTATTCGAAATTGCACAGGAGCTGAATTATAAAACGCTGCGCGAGCGTAATGGCGCAGCAGCGAAAGAAATAACGCGGATCGGCATTGTGAACTGGTATTCCGATCAGGAAGAGATGCTTGATCCTTATTATATGGCAGTACGTCTTGGAGTAGAGCGGGAATGCTTTCAGCGTCAAATGAAGGTCGTCAAGCTGTTCCGTCAGGAACGCTCGTATTATAGCGAATGGGTCGGCGAATTGGACGGCATGATTGCGATTGGACGTTTCGAGAAGGAAGATCTTGATATGTTCCCGGCTTCTATGGACAAAATCGTATTCGTCGATTCTTCGCCAGATGATCAGCGTTTTGATTCTGTCATTATTGATTTGCGCAAATCAGTTACAGAAGTGCTGGATTATCTTGTAGATTTGGGTCATCAGCGAATCGGATACATTGGCGGGCATAATATGGTCAATAATAAGCGGGTACGGGATGAACGTGAAATGACGCTGCGTGACTATTTGATAAGTAAAAATATATTTCATCCCCAATATATATTTACCGGTGAAAATTTGTTTTCGGAGGATGGCTATGTTCAGATGTCCCGTGCAATTGAGAGCGGGGAGCTGCCGTCAGCCTTTTTTATCGAAAATGATTCCATGGCCGTAGGCGCATTGCGGGCGCTGCATGAGGCGGGAATTGAGGTTCCAGGTACGGTGTCACTCGTGGGTTTCAATGATATTCCAATTTCGGAATTTGTCCAGCCGCCGCTGACGACGGTCAAGGTGCATATGGAATATATGGGCGAGACGGCGGTGGAGCTGCTCGCGGAACGTCTGACCACGAAGCGATCCATTCCGAAAAAGGTCGTGATTCCGACGGCTTTGACGATTAGAAATAGCTGCTCGGAAGTGTAA